From the genome of Halomonas sp. I5-271120, one region includes:
- the rmf gene encoding ribosome modulation factor, with product MKRQKRDRFQRAYVHGYKAGVSGRSRDECPSQDVNLREYWMSGWREGRGDQWSGMTGVSGIHKNPMVM from the coding sequence ATGAAACGACAGAAACGTGATCGCTTCCAGCGCGCTTATGTTCACGGTTACAAGGCAGGGGTCAGCGGCCGTTCCCGTGATGAATGTCCCAGTCAGGATGTCAATCTTCGCGAATACTGGATGAGCGGTTGGCGTGAAGGTCGAGGGGATCAATGGTCGGGCATGACAGGCGTGTCCGGCATTCACAAAAATCCCATGGTCATGTAA
- a CDS encoding NAD-glutamate dehydrogenase: protein MQHVAIDDKQELLAQLKEQLAHRLDEDKVKAIASFAEVFFANAPYADLAERRLEDLYGAVLSAWHLMQQHNPDEPVVRVFNPDFEGHGWQSTHTQVEVVGRDMPFLVDSVRIELNRRGITVHSIYNAVLATKRNAKHQLEYMTGTHAKDAPKGRESLIVIEVDRHSDPELLADIEASLHDVLSDVRTAVADFEPMREQVKASLAELKAVKPAKVAAADHKEAIAFLEWLLENNFTFLGYDDYDVVQVKGQDQLKKRKGSELGVFTLDASRYQERIRNDQGIDGDHYVLVPELLSFAKSAYHARVHRPTYPDYISIDRYDEQGNVIGERRFLGLFAATVYNDSPRHIPVLRRKINAVMEAAAVDPDGHDGHQLRQILNVYPRDDLFQISNEELTRTAVGILNIRERRRVRLFVREDRFGKFYSCLVFVPRDVFSTDLRVRIQNLLCEELNASFGDFNTYLSESVLARIQLILRFNDDAPVDYDLARLEQKVSALATSWRDDLHNAMVEGFGEEQANRLLDIYRDAFPAGYREDFSARSAVYDIHHCAEVEQGAPLSLSLYRLVEEDVDGVNLKLFHKDRPIPLSDVLPVMENLGLRVIGERPYEITTRDGSYWIHDFNLEHHGSEIVNLQEMREPFTDAFQRIWRGQAENDPFNRLVIGANLSWREVAMLRAYGRYLKQIRFGLSQLYIATTLASHPQITRELVTLFELRFDPEQEGDRAAEAEACQARLLALLDDVASLNDDLLMRRYIELIQSTLRTNYYQPGDDGELKDYFSFKLDPSQITGMPKPRPMFEIFVYSPRVEGVHLRGGKVARGGLRWSDRREDFRTEVLGLVKAQQVKNAVIVPVGAKGGFVCKRLPEGGDRDAIQQEGIACYKTFIRALLDVTDNLEAGEVVPPVKVVRHDADDPYLVVAADKGTATFSDIANEISLEYGHWLRDAFASGGANGYDHKKMGITAKGAWESVKRHFREQGVNIQADEFSVVGIGDMAGDVFGNGMLLSEKIRLLGAFNHMHIFVDPTPDVAASFAERQRLFALPRSSWEDYDASLISEGGGIFKRSAKSIPISAAMKKAFGISEDKLSPNDLIRAMLKSQIDLIWNGGIGTYVKAEAETDADVGDKANDALRVNGNELNCRVVGEGGNLGLTQRGRMEAAHKGVRVNTDFIDNAGGVNCSDHEVNIKILLDDIVKRGDMTDKQRNQLLASMTDEVSELVIRDNYRQTQALSLSEILSHEGLGPYRRFINELEVAGQLDRELEFLPNDEEMLERANANQGMTLPELSVLISYAKSALKGDLIASDVPDDPYIQQHLERVFPSVLVERFHDEMYEHRLKREIVATQIANDLVDHMGVVFVRRLIDTTGAGRAEIARAYIVARDSFNLDGLWQQVEALDNQVPSQVQYRMMLDLMRLLRRATRWFLRQRTGMTAKDCITHFAPRLTQLQESIGKRLRGDEREAWAARRDELTAAGVPDSLANVVAATGSLYAGLGIIEAAKQTNEKIQRVAEVFYEVGHRLELPWMTEQINALEVRDSWQAQARETFRDDLDRQQLALTVGVLRMESGPREVEQRVEQWFENHAAMYQRWCRLLVEVHSGSQGGFPLFAVAIRELVDLAEGNAEA from the coding sequence ATGCAACACGTCGCGATCGATGACAAGCAGGAATTGCTGGCCCAGCTTAAGGAACAGCTGGCGCACCGTCTGGACGAAGACAAGGTGAAGGCCATCGCCTCCTTTGCCGAGGTGTTCTTCGCCAACGCCCCCTATGCCGATCTGGCCGAGCGCCGTCTCGAGGATCTCTACGGGGCTGTGCTCTCCGCCTGGCATCTCATGCAGCAGCACAACCCCGACGAGCCCGTCGTGCGGGTCTTCAACCCAGACTTCGAGGGACATGGCTGGCAGTCGACGCACACCCAGGTCGAGGTGGTCGGACGCGACATGCCGTTTCTGGTCGACTCGGTGCGCATCGAGCTCAATCGTCGCGGCATCACCGTGCACTCCATCTATAACGCGGTGCTGGCCACCAAGCGCAACGCCAAGCATCAGCTCGAGTACATGACGGGCACCCATGCCAAGGATGCGCCGAAAGGGCGTGAGTCGTTGATTGTCATCGAGGTCGACCGCCATTCAGACCCCGAGCTGCTGGCCGACATCGAAGCAAGCCTGCACGATGTGCTGTCCGATGTGCGCACGGCGGTAGCCGACTTCGAGCCGATGCGCGAGCAGGTCAAGGCATCCCTTGCCGAGCTCAAGGCCGTCAAACCTGCCAAGGTTGCCGCCGCTGACCACAAGGAAGCGATTGCTTTCCTCGAGTGGCTGCTCGAGAACAACTTCACCTTCCTTGGCTATGACGATTACGACGTCGTTCAGGTCAAGGGTCAGGATCAGCTCAAGAAGCGCAAGGGCAGCGAGCTTGGTGTCTTCACGCTCGATGCGTCACGCTATCAGGAGCGGATCCGGAACGATCAGGGCATCGATGGCGACCACTATGTACTGGTGCCGGAGCTGCTGTCGTTTGCCAAGAGTGCCTATCACGCTCGCGTGCATCGTCCGACCTACCCCGACTACATCTCCATTGATCGCTATGACGAGCAGGGCAATGTGATCGGCGAGCGCCGCTTCCTGGGCCTGTTCGCTGCCACCGTCTACAACGACTCGCCGCGCCACATCCCCGTACTGCGCCGCAAGATCAATGCGGTCATGGAAGCCGCTGCCGTCGATCCGGACGGCCACGACGGCCACCAGCTGCGCCAGATTCTCAACGTCTATCCGCGCGATGACCTGTTCCAGATCAGCAACGAAGAATTGACCCGCACCGCGGTGGGGATTCTCAATATTCGCGAACGTCGTCGGGTGCGTTTGTTCGTGCGCGAAGACCGTTTCGGCAAGTTCTATTCCTGCCTGGTGTTCGTGCCCCGCGATGTCTTCTCCACCGACCTGCGCGTGCGCATTCAGAACCTGCTCTGCGAAGAGCTCAATGCCAGCTTCGGTGATTTCAATACCTATCTTTCCGAGTCGGTACTGGCGCGCATTCAACTGATCCTGCGCTTCAACGACGACGCCCCGGTGGACTACGACTTGGCGCGCCTGGAGCAAAAGGTCAGCGCTCTGGCGACCAGCTGGCGCGATGACCTGCACAACGCCATGGTGGAAGGCTTCGGCGAGGAGCAGGCCAATCGCCTGCTGGATATCTATCGCGATGCCTTCCCGGCCGGCTACCGCGAGGACTTCAGTGCCCGCTCCGCGGTCTACGATATTCATCACTGCGCCGAAGTCGAGCAGGGCGCACCGCTGTCGCTGTCCCTGTATCGCCTGGTCGAGGAAGACGTCGATGGCGTCAACCTGAAGCTCTTCCACAAGGACCGTCCGATCCCGCTGTCCGACGTACTTCCGGTCATGGAGAACCTGGGCCTGCGCGTGATCGGTGAGCGCCCCTACGAGATCACGACTCGCGATGGCAGCTACTGGATTCACGACTTCAACCTCGAGCATCACGGCAGCGAAATCGTCAACCTGCAGGAAATGCGCGAGCCCTTCACCGATGCCTTCCAGCGCATCTGGCGCGGTCAGGCCGAGAACGATCCCTTCAACCGCCTGGTGATCGGCGCCAACCTGAGCTGGCGGGAAGTTGCCATGCTCCGAGCCTATGGCCGCTACCTGAAGCAGATTCGCTTCGGGCTGTCCCAGCTCTATATCGCCACCACTCTGGCGAGCCACCCGCAGATCACCCGCGAGCTGGTGACCCTGTTCGAACTGCGCTTCGATCCTGAGCAGGAAGGCGACCGCGCCGCCGAGGCCGAAGCCTGCCAGGCACGCCTGCTGGCCCTGCTCGATGATGTCGCGAGCCTCAACGACGACCTGCTGATGCGTCGTTACATCGAGCTGATCCAGTCGACCCTGCGCACCAACTACTATCAGCCGGGCGACGACGGCGAGCTCAAGGACTACTTCTCCTTCAAGCTCGACCCGTCCCAGATCACCGGCATGCCCAAGCCGCGGCCGATGTTCGAGATCTTCGTCTATTCGCCGCGGGTCGAGGGCGTTCACCTGCGTGGTGGCAAGGTGGCCCGTGGCGGCCTGCGCTGGTCGGATCGTCGCGAAGACTTCCGCACCGAGGTGCTCGGCCTGGTCAAGGCCCAGCAGGTCAAGAACGCGGTTATCGTGCCGGTCGGCGCCAAGGGCGGCTTCGTCTGCAAGCGTCTGCCGGAAGGCGGTGATCGCGACGCCATCCAGCAGGAAGGCATCGCCTGCTACAAGACCTTCATTCGCGCCCTGCTCGACGTCACCGACAACCTGGAAGCCGGCGAGGTCGTGCCGCCGGTCAAGGTGGTGCGTCACGACGCCGACGATCCCTACCTGGTGGTCGCGGCCGACAAGGGCACTGCGACCTTCTCCGACATTGCCAACGAGATCTCGCTGGAATATGGCCACTGGCTGCGTGACGCCTTTGCTTCCGGCGGCGCCAACGGCTATGACCACAAGAAGATGGGCATCACCGCCAAGGGGGCCTGGGAGTCGGTCAAGCGCCACTTCCGCGAGCAGGGCGTGAACATCCAGGCCGACGAGTTCAGCGTGGTAGGCATCGGCGACATGGCCGGCGACGTCTTCGGCAACGGCATGCTGCTGTCCGAAAAGATTCGCCTGCTGGGTGCCTTCAACCACATGCACATCTTCGTCGACCCGACGCCGGACGTCGCGGCTTCCTTCGCCGAACGCCAGCGTCTCTTCGCGCTGCCGCGCTCCAGCTGGGAAGACTATGACGCCTCGCTGATCTCCGAGGGCGGCGGCATCTTCAAGCGCAGCGCCAAGTCGATCCCGATCTCGGCGGCGATGAAGAAGGCCTTCGGCATCAGCGAAGACAAGCTGTCGCCCAACGACCTGATCCGCGCCATGCTCAAGTCGCAGATCGACTTGATCTGGAACGGCGGCATCGGGACCTACGTCAAGGCCGAGGCCGAGACCGATGCCGACGTGGGCGACAAGGCCAACGATGCGCTGCGCGTGAACGGCAACGAGCTCAACTGCCGTGTGGTCGGCGAGGGCGGTAACCTGGGTCTGACCCAGCGTGGCCGCATGGAGGCCGCGCACAAGGGGGTGCGGGTCAACACCGACTTCATCGATAACGCCGGTGGGGTCAATTGCTCGGACCACGAGGTCAACATCAAGATCCTGCTCGACGACATCGTCAAGCGCGGCGACATGACCGACAAGCAGCGCAATCAGCTGCTGGCGAGCATGACCGACGAGGTCTCGGAGCTGGTGATCCGCGACAACTACCGCCAGACCCAGGCGCTGTCGCTGTCCGAGATCCTCTCCCACGAGGGGTTGGGCCCCTATCGTCGTTTCATCAACGAGCTGGAAGTGGCCGGGCAGCTCGACCGCGAACTCGAGTTCCTGCCCAACGACGAGGAGATGCTCGAGCGCGCCAATGCCAACCAGGGCATGACCCTGCCTGAGCTGTCGGTGCTGATCTCCTACGCCAAAAGCGCGCTCAAGGGTGACCTGATTGCCTCCGACGTGCCGGACGATCCCTACATTCAGCAGCATCTGGAGCGGGTCTTCCCGAGCGTGCTGGTCGAGCGTTTCCACGATGAGATGTACGAGCATCGCCTGAAGCGCGAGATCGTCGCCACCCAGATCGCCAATGACCTGGTTGACCACATGGGCGTCGTCTTCGTGCGCCGCCTGATCGATACCACTGGCGCCGGCCGTGCCGAAATCGCACGGGCCTATATCGTGGCCCGCGACAGCTTCAACCTGGACGGTCTGTGGCAACAGGTCGAGGCCCTGGATAACCAGGTGCCAAGCCAGGTGCAGTACCGCATGATGCTCGACCTGATGCGTCTGCTGCGCCGTGCCACTCGCTGGTTCCTGCGTCAGCGCACCGGCATGACCGCCAAGGACTGCATCACCCATTTCGCCCCGCGGCTGACTCAACTGCAGGAAAGCATCGGCAAGCGCCTGCGAGGTGATGAGCGCGAAGCCTGGGCCGCGCGTCGTGACGAGCTGACGGCAGCCGGCGTGCCGGACAGCCTGGCTAACGTGGTAGCGGCCACCGGCAGCCTCTATGCGGGGCTCGGCATCATCGAGGCCGCCAAGCAGACCAACGAGAAGATTCAGCGCGTCGCTGAGGTCTTCTACGAGGTCGGCCATCGCCTGGAACTGCCGTGGATGACCGAGCAGATCAACGCCCTCGAGGTGCGCGACAGCTGGCAGGCACAGGCCCGCGAGACCTTCCGCGATGATCTGGATCGCCAGCAGCTGGCGCTGACCGTCGGTGTACTGCGCATGGAGAGCGGGCCGCGCGAGGTCGAGCAGCGCGTCGAGCAGTGGTTCGAGAATCACGCGGCCATGTACCAGCGCTGGTGCCGTCTGCTGGTCGAAGTGCACTCTGGCTCTCAGGGCGGCTTCCCGCTGTTTGCGGTCGCCATCCGCGAGCTGGTGGACCTGGCCGAAGGCAACGCCGAAGCCTGA
- the rlmKL gene encoding bifunctional 23S rRNA (guanine(2069)-N(7))-methyltransferase RlmK/23S rRNA (guanine(2445)-N(2))-methyltransferase RlmL, with protein MKDQQAIETMTLFATCPKGMELLLADELGSLGMTVTKTTVAGVHLTGSLEAAYRACLWSRLANRIVLCLSREEGIETPDQLKGCAEAIDWRGHLAPGKTLAVDFHGQSQAIRHTRFGAQTVKDGVVDALRSAGRERPSVDPRDPDLRLYAHLHRGRLTLGIDLSGDSLHRRGYRRELGHAPIKENLAAALLVRADWPARAKAGEALIDPLCGSGTLVIEGALMAADVAPNLLRERFGFHGWAGHDATLWQELKREAEARASLGRKRCKAKLYGRDQSPQAISAARANAMRAGIPALIDFQGASVKQLVRPADLPAEALGLLITNPPYGERIGELPELVPLYAALGARAQAHFPGWRLAMLTGNPELGHRTGLRAGKQYAFKNGPLDCKLLLIELDQGQASAPTPDQAAPAKRRAVGGQSSGDDHDGDASGDEFHKAASNSATKSSKEAAAHSDERPARSEGAQMFANRLLKNRKRLKSWLKRSGEPCYRLYDADMPEYALAIDVYGDRVHVQEYAPPKSVNANQAQRRLLDALGVIPEVLEVSPEHVYIKQRERQSGKAQYQKHAASGERFQVREGRAQLWVNLRDYLDTGLFLDHRPVRRMLAEMAPGTRFLNLFCYTATATVQAALGTEAEGGASDSVSVDLSNTYLEWARENFALNRLDPSRHRVVRDDCLRWLETAGSEFDLIFLDPPTFSNSKKMEATLDIQRDQGQLVELAMARLAPGGTLVFSNNQRRFVLDAALEERFAVEDISAKTFDPDFTRRPDLHHCFLIRHRDDAA; from the coding sequence ATGAAAGATCAGCAAGCTATTGAAACTATGACCTTATTCGCCACCTGCCCCAAAGGCATGGAGCTTTTGCTGGCCGACGAGCTTGGCAGTCTGGGGATGACGGTCACCAAGACGACGGTGGCCGGGGTGCACCTCACGGGTTCCCTCGAGGCCGCCTATCGCGCTTGTCTGTGGTCGCGCCTCGCCAATCGCATCGTGCTCTGCCTGTCGCGGGAAGAAGGCATCGAGACACCCGACCAGCTCAAGGGCTGCGCCGAGGCCATCGATTGGCGCGGCCACCTGGCGCCGGGCAAGACGCTGGCGGTGGATTTCCACGGTCAGTCCCAGGCTATCCGCCACACCCGCTTCGGCGCCCAGACGGTCAAGGATGGGGTCGTTGATGCCCTGAGAAGTGCCGGCCGCGAACGGCCAAGCGTCGACCCGCGGGACCCGGACCTGCGTCTCTATGCCCACCTGCACCGCGGGCGCCTGACCCTGGGCATCGACCTGTCCGGCGATAGCCTGCACCGTCGCGGCTATCGGCGTGAGCTTGGGCATGCGCCGATCAAGGAAAACCTCGCCGCGGCGCTGCTGGTGAGAGCCGACTGGCCGGCTCGCGCCAAGGCCGGCGAAGCGCTGATCGACCCGCTGTGTGGCTCGGGCACCCTGGTCATCGAGGGGGCGCTGATGGCTGCCGATGTGGCGCCGAACTTACTGCGCGAGCGCTTCGGCTTTCACGGCTGGGCGGGCCATGACGCCACCCTGTGGCAGGAGCTCAAGCGAGAGGCCGAAGCCCGGGCGAGCCTGGGGCGCAAGCGCTGCAAGGCCAAGCTTTATGGTCGCGACCAGAGCCCTCAGGCGATCTCGGCGGCCCGCGCCAACGCCATGCGTGCCGGTATTCCGGCGCTGATCGACTTCCAGGGGGCATCGGTCAAGCAGCTGGTGCGCCCCGCCGACCTGCCCGCCGAAGCGTTGGGGCTGCTGATCACCAACCCGCCCTACGGCGAGCGTATCGGCGAGCTGCCGGAACTGGTGCCGCTCTATGCCGCGCTCGGTGCCCGCGCCCAGGCGCATTTTCCCGGCTGGCGCCTGGCGATGCTGACCGGTAACCCGGAACTTGGTCATCGCACCGGGCTCAGGGCCGGCAAGCAGTATGCCTTCAAGAACGGTCCGCTGGACTGCAAGCTGCTGCTGATCGAGCTGGATCAGGGCCAGGCGTCGGCGCCGACCCCTGATCAGGCGGCGCCTGCCAAACGCCGCGCCGTTGGTGGTCAGTCATCCGGGGACGATCATGATGGCGACGCGTCCGGCGACGAGTTCCACAAGGCGGCCTCTAACTCAGCCACTAAGTCGTCCAAGGAGGCGGCCGCTCACTCTGACGAGCGCCCGGCGCGCTCGGAAGGGGCGCAGATGTTCGCCAACCGCCTGCTGAAGAATCGCAAGCGTCTCAAGTCGTGGCTCAAGCGCAGCGGTGAGCCCTGTTATCGGCTGTATGACGCCGACATGCCCGAGTATGCGCTGGCGATCGATGTCTACGGCGATCGGGTGCATGTACAGGAGTACGCGCCGCCCAAGTCGGTGAATGCCAACCAGGCTCAGCGCCGGCTGCTCGACGCCCTGGGGGTGATCCCGGAGGTGCTCGAGGTCTCGCCGGAGCATGTCTACATCAAGCAGCGCGAGCGTCAGTCGGGCAAGGCCCAGTACCAGAAGCACGCCGCCAGCGGTGAGCGCTTCCAGGTCCGCGAGGGCCGCGCGCAACTGTGGGTGAATCTGCGTGATTACCTGGATACCGGGCTCTTTCTCGACCACCGGCCGGTTCGCCGGATGCTGGCCGAGATGGCGCCGGGCACGCGCTTCCTGAACCTGTTCTGCTATACCGCCACGGCGACCGTGCAGGCCGCACTGGGCACCGAGGCCGAAGGTGGCGCCAGTGACAGCGTCAGCGTTGATCTCTCGAATACCTATCTCGAGTGGGCACGGGAGAACTTTGCGCTCAACCGTCTGGATCCCAGCCGCCATCGGGTGGTGCGTGACGACTGCCTGCGCTGGCTGGAGACCGCCGGCAGCGAGTTCGACCTGATCTTCCTCGACCCGCCGACCTTCTCCAACTCGAAGAAGATGGAGGCGACCCTCGACATCCAGCGCGATCAAGGCCAGCTCGTCGAACTGGCCATGGCACGCTTGGCGCCGGGTGGCACCCTAGTGTTCTCCAACAACCAGCGCCGTTTCGTGCTCGATGCGGCACTCGAGGAACGCTTCGCGGTGGAGGACATCTCGGCCAAGACGTTCGACCCGGATTTCACCCGCCGCCCTGACCTGCACCACTGCTTTCTGATCCGCCATCGGGACGATGCAGCATAA
- the mgtE gene encoding magnesium transporter: MTDTTDTLEGRLSRIHEALVDNDFAVIDEVLDDLEPAEIALLLESLPLSARTRLWERVSQDVDGEVLLHVHDEVRSTLIEDMDDHEIVAATSNMDTSDLAELFEDLPQQVAEDMLRSMDELQRARLKEALAFEEDSAGRLMRTDTVSVRADVTLETVQRFLRWKNQSIPDNTDALMVVDRNGIFLGVLPLARLVSQSSELAVADVLESDIDSVSVTMKSWDVATLFQTHDLVSAPVVDENGLLLGRIVIEDIVDVIREGSDQALMNMAGLDEEEDLFAPVIPSAKRRAVWLGINLMTAFLAAWVIGRFEAALDQIVALAVLMPIVASMGGIAGSQTLTLAIRGLALGQISRTNSNWLMRKEIGISLINGVLWALVVAVIATLWFQDVRIGGIIAVALVINMLAAGIAGIAIPLGLKRLGIDPALSGSVVLTTVTDVIGFMAFLGLATVFLL, encoded by the coding sequence ATGACCGACACCACTGACACCCTGGAAGGCCGGCTATCGCGCATTCATGAAGCCCTGGTCGATAATGACTTCGCCGTCATCGACGAGGTGCTCGATGACCTCGAACCGGCAGAGATCGCCCTACTGCTCGAATCCCTGCCTCTGTCCGCGCGTACTCGACTCTGGGAGCGGGTTTCGCAGGACGTCGACGGCGAAGTCCTGCTGCACGTCCATGATGAGGTTCGCAGCACCCTGATCGAGGACATGGACGATCATGAGATCGTCGCCGCCACCTCGAACATGGACACCAGCGACCTGGCCGAACTCTTCGAGGACCTGCCTCAACAGGTCGCCGAAGACATGCTGCGCTCGATGGACGAGCTGCAGCGCGCGCGTCTCAAGGAAGCGCTGGCCTTCGAGGAAGATTCCGCCGGCCGTCTGATGCGCACCGACACCGTCAGCGTGCGTGCCGACGTGACGCTCGAAACCGTGCAGCGTTTCCTGCGCTGGAAAAACCAGTCCATCCCCGACAACACCGACGCGCTGATGGTGGTCGACCGCAACGGCATCTTCCTGGGCGTGCTGCCGCTGGCTCGACTGGTCTCGCAGTCATCGGAGCTTGCGGTGGCCGACGTACTGGAAAGCGACATCGACAGCGTATCGGTGACCATGAAGTCGTGGGACGTGGCTACCCTCTTCCAGACGCACGACCTGGTGTCGGCGCCGGTGGTCGACGAGAATGGCCTGCTGCTGGGACGCATCGTCATCGAGGACATCGTCGACGTCATCCGCGAGGGCTCGGACCAGGCACTGATGAACATGGCCGGCCTCGACGAGGAGGAGGACCTGTTCGCCCCGGTCATACCCAGCGCCAAGCGCCGGGCGGTGTGGCTCGGCATCAATCTGATGACGGCCTTCCTGGCAGCGTGGGTGATTGGCCGCTTCGAGGCAGCGCTCGACCAGATCGTCGCCCTGGCGGTGCTGATGCCCATCGTCGCCAGCATGGGCGGCATCGCTGGCAGCCAGACCCTGACCCTGGCGATTCGCGGCCTGGCGCTGGGTCAGATCAGCCGCACCAACAGCAACTGGCTGATGCGCAAGGAAATCGGCATCTCGTTGATCAACGGGGTGCTGTGGGCACTGGTGGTCGCCGTGATCGCCACCCTGTGGTTCCAGGATGTGCGCATTGGCGGCATCATCGCCGTCGCCCTGGTCATCAACATGCTCGCTGCCGGCATCGCCGGCATCGCCATTCCCCTAGGCCTCAAGCGTCTGGGCATCGACCCGGCACTGTCGGGTTCGGTGGTCCTGACCACCGTCACCGACGTGATCGGCTTCATGGCCTTTCTGGGGCTGGCGACGGTCTTTCTGCTGTAA
- a CDS encoding quinone-dependent dihydroorotate dehydrogenase, with amino-acid sequence MYAAARSILFRLDPETAHGVTLMALDMAHRLGLSGKLGGGARVDDPVELMGLRFPNRVGLAAGLDKNADHLDALGALGFGFVEVGTVTPKPQPGNPKPRLFRLPESGAIINRMGFNNSGVDHLIARVKNTRYDGLIGINIGKNLTTPVEQAVDDYLFCLERVHAHADYITVNISSPNTPGLRNLQFGEHLDKLLGALREKSLRLDHDSGRRVPLAVKIAPDMSDEEVGLVAEALVANGIDGVIATNTTVARDAVTGQPHADEAGGLSGRPVFESSNRVIRELRRRLPDMPIIGVGGIDSGEAAVAKRRAGADLVQLYSGFIYRGPPLVGECARALKLAAD; translated from the coding sequence ATGTACGCCGCCGCCCGTTCGATACTCTTTCGCCTTGATCCCGAGACTGCCCATGGCGTGACGCTGATGGCGCTCGATATGGCGCATCGCCTGGGCCTGTCCGGCAAGTTGGGCGGCGGCGCGCGGGTCGACGATCCCGTCGAGCTGATGGGACTGCGCTTCCCCAACCGGGTGGGCCTCGCCGCCGGGCTCGACAAGAATGCCGATCATCTGGATGCCCTCGGCGCCCTGGGCTTCGGCTTCGTCGAGGTCGGCACCGTCACCCCCAAGCCGCAGCCGGGCAACCCCAAACCACGCCTGTTTCGCCTGCCCGAGAGCGGGGCGATCATCAACCGCATGGGCTTCAACAATTCAGGCGTCGATCACCTGATTGCCCGGGTCAAGAATACCCGCTATGACGGTTTGATCGGCATCAACATCGGCAAGAATCTGACCACCCCGGTGGAGCAGGCCGTCGACGACTATCTGTTCTGTCTCGAGCGGGTGCATGCCCACGCCGATTACATTACGGTCAACATCTCCTCACCCAACACGCCCGGGCTTCGCAACCTGCAGTTCGGTGAGCATCTGGACAAATTGCTCGGCGCGCTGCGCGAGAAAAGCCTGCGGCTCGATCATGACAGCGGTCGGCGTGTGCCTCTGGCGGTCAAGATCGCGCCGGACATGAGCGACGAGGAGGTCGGTCTGGTGGCCGAGGCGCTGGTCGCCAACGGCATCGATGGGGTCATTGCCACCAACACTACGGTGGCACGCGATGCCGTGACCGGCCAGCCACACGCCGATGAGGCGGGGGGCCTTTCCGGTCGTCCGGTCTTCGAATCGTCCAATCGTGTGATTCGTGAACTGCGGCGCCGGCTGCCGGACATGCCGATCATCGGCGTCGGCGGTATCGACAGCGGTGAGGCGGCGGTGGCCAAGCGTCGGGCCGGGGCGGATCTGGTGCAGCTCTATTCGGGCTTTATCTACCGCGGCCCGCCCCTTGTGGGCGAATGCGCCCGGGCCTTAAAGCTTGCCGCCGACTGA
- the tmpT gene encoding thiopurine S-methyltransferase, translated as MEQAFWQERWQNDQLGFHLPFVHPILTRFLAGYALPAGARVFVPLCGKTLDIGWLLDQGYRVVGAELSERAVSQLFAELGVEPQIDAWKGGRRFCHGALTVYQGDIFALEPVDLGAVALVYDRAALVALPAAMRQAYVAQLRALSDGAPQLLISFEYDPQEMDGPPFPVLPDELERLYGGSHTLAELSRKDVIANQQRFREAGVTRFVEVAWRLTPAV; from the coding sequence ATGGAGCAAGCGTTCTGGCAAGAGCGTTGGCAAAACGACCAACTGGGCTTTCACCTGCCCTTCGTTCATCCAATTCTCACGCGTTTTTTGGCGGGCTACGCTTTGCCCGCCGGAGCGCGGGTCTTCGTGCCGCTGTGCGGCAAGACGCTGGATATCGGCTGGTTGCTGGATCAGGGCTACCGGGTCGTCGGCGCGGAGCTCAGTGAAAGGGCAGTCAGCCAGCTGTTCGCCGAACTGGGCGTAGAGCCGCAGATCGATGCCTGGAAGGGCGGTCGCCGCTTTTGTCATGGCGCGCTGACGGTCTATCAGGGTGATATCTTCGCGCTTGAACCGGTGGACCTGGGGGCGGTGGCGCTGGTCTACGATCGGGCAGCGCTGGTGGCGTTGCCGGCGGCGATGCGCCAGGCCTATGTGGCACAGTTACGGGCCCTATCGGACGGCGCACCGCAGTTGCTGATCAGTTTCGAATACGACCCACAAGAGATGGATGGGCCGCCGTTTCCGGTGTTGCCCGATGAGCTGGAGCGCCTCTATGGCGGTTCACACACGCTTGCCGAGTTGTCGCGCAAGGACGTGATCGCCAATCAGCAGCGCTTCCGCGAGGCAGGGGTGACGCGCTTTGTGGAAGTCGCCTGGCGGCTGACGCCTGCGGTATGA
- a CDS encoding encapsulin-associated ferritin-like protein: MAGSSDSYHEPVEELSAATRDYHRAIVSLMEELEAVDWYNQRVDACQDPELRKILIHNRDEEKEHAVMTLEWLRRQDKTLDAHLREFLFTDGEIAH, encoded by the coding sequence ATGGCAGGCAGCAGTGACAGCTATCACGAGCCGGTGGAAGAACTAAGCGCCGCTACCCGCGATTATCACCGGGCCATCGTTTCGCTAATGGAGGAACTGGAGGCGGTCGATTGGTATAACCAGCGTGTCGATGCCTGTCAGGATCCGGAGTTACGCAAGATACTGATTCATAACAGGGATGAAGAAAAGGAGCATGCGGTCATGACCCTGGAGTGGCTCCGTCGCCAGGACAAGACGCTGGATGCGCATCTTCGGGAATTCCTGTTTACCGACGGCGAGATCGCCCACTGA